Proteins co-encoded in one Papaver somniferum cultivar HN1 chromosome 5, ASM357369v1, whole genome shotgun sequence genomic window:
- the LOC113284534 gene encoding heavy metal-associated isoprenylated plant protein 7-like, with amino-acid sequence MGEEEKKPEEKKVEEKKVEEEVTKPEEVVVKKAEAEVKKPAEEEKKDGGGEEKKTEETKEETPPPPPPPPEETVLRVFMHCEGCAKKVRKCLRGFEGVEDVKTDCKTHIVTVKGKKAAENPLKVLERVQRKSHRKVELLSPIPKPPSEDDKKVDEKKEEPKPVEEKKEEVVIVVVIKVHMHCEACAQEIRKRILRMKGVKEALPDLKSSQVTVKGVFDPPKLIEYIYKRTGKHAVIVKTEPEKKEEEKKEGEKKEGEGDEKKKEEGGEKKEGGGGEKKEGGGEGEEKKKEGGEEAKPAEGAAAEEKTEKIELIRNEFYYYPPKYNMEYVYPPQIFSDENPNACSVM; translated from the exons ATGGGAGAG gaggagaagaagccAGAGGAAAAgaaagtggaggagaagaaggTAGAAGAGGAAGTGACAAAGCCAGAGGAGGTGGTGGTGAAGAAAGCGGAAGCGGAAGTAAAGAAACCTGCAGAGGAAGAGAAGAAGGATGGGGGTGGTgaagagaagaaaacagaggaaacTAAAGAAGAAACACCACCTCCGCCTCCACCACCACCTGAAGAGACTGTGTTGAGGGTGTTCATGCATTGTGAAGGGTGTGCTAAGAAAGTTAGAAAATGTTTAAGAGGATTTGAAG GTGTTGAAGATGTGAAAACAGATTGTAAAACACATATTGTTACTGTAAAAGGAAAGAAGGCAGCAGAGAATCCATTGAAGGTTTTAGAAAGAGTTCAAAGAAAGAGCCATAGGAAAGTTGAACTTCTTTCTCCAATTCCTAAACCTCCATCTGAAGATGATAAGAAAGTtgatgagaagaaagaagaacctAAGCctgttgaagaaaaaaaagaagag GTAGTGATTGTCGTTGTGATTAAAGTTCACATGCATTGTGAAGCTTGTGCTCAAGAAATCCGGAAACGTATCCTCAGAATGAAAG GAGTGAAAGAAGCATTGCCGGATCTGAAGAGCTCACAAGTAACAGTTAAAGGAGTATTTGATCCACCAAAGTTAATCGAGTACATTTACAAGAGAACAGGGAAACATGCAGTAATTGTAAAAACAGAGccagagaagaaagaagaggagAAAAAAGAAGGTGAAAAGAAAGAAGGTGAGGGagatgagaagaaaaaagaagaaggtggtgAGAAGAAAGAAGGTGGAGGAGGTGAAAagaaagaaggtggtggtgaaggagaagagaagaagaaggaaggtgGAGAAGAAGCAAAGCCGGCTGAaggagcagcagcagaagaaaaaaCAGAGAAAATTGAATTGATAAGGAATGAGTTCTATTATTACCCACCAAAATACAATATGGAATATGTCTATCCACCACAGATTTTCAGTGATGAAAACCCTAATGCTTGTTCTGTAATGTAG